A region of Aquila chrysaetos chrysaetos chromosome 13, bAquChr1.4, whole genome shotgun sequence DNA encodes the following proteins:
- the LOC115350094 gene encoding prolactin-releasing peptide receptor-like: MEGDGANATVYELALRNRSNTSMQFTGVQLIQSFKPLIIPCYALVVLVGIFGNYLLLYVICKTKKMHNVTNFFIGNLAFSDMLMCATCVPFTLAYAFNPQGWVFGKFLCYFVFLMQPMTVYVSVFTLTAIAVDRYYATVHPLKKRISVTSCISVVGGIWLLSCGLVAPAIAHTYHVEFRQEGFAICEEFWMEKETQRLAYAYGTLIVTYILPLSAVSLSYICISVKLRNRVVPGHPTQSQAEFDRLRKRKIFRLIVLVVAAFGVCWLPIHVFNIIRDIDINLINKHYFLLIQLLCHWFAMSSSCCNPFLYAWLHDRFRGELRKMFTCKRKTIPAKNCGAAGGVL; encoded by the exons ATGGAGGGGGACGGGGCCAACGCCACCGTCTACGAGCTCGCCCTGCGGAACCGCTCCAACACCAGCATGCAGTTCACCGGGGTGCAGCTCATCCAGTCCTTCAAACCCCTCATCATCCCCTGCTACGCCCTGGTCGTCCTCGTCGGCATCTTCGGCAACTACCTGCTCCTCTACGTCATCTGCAAGACGAAGAAGATGCACAACGTCACCAACTTCTTCATCGGGAACCTGGCTTTCTCCGACATGCTGATGTGTGCCACGTGTGTGCCCTTCACCCTGGCCTACGCCTTCAACCCCCAGGGCTGGGTTTTCGGGAAGTTTTTGTGCTACTTCGTCTTCCTGATGCAGCCCATGACTGTCTACGTCTCTGTCTTCACGCTCACGGCCATTGCGGTTGACAG GTACTACGCCACCGTGCACCCCCTGAAGAAGCGCATCTCGGTCACCAGCTGCATCTCTGTGGTGGGGGGCATCTGGCTGCTCTCCTGCGGGCTGGTGGCCCCCGCCATCGCCCACACGTACCACGTGGAGTTTCGGCAGGAGGGTTTCGCCATCTGCGAGGAGTTCTGGATGGAGAAGGAGACGCAGCGCCTGGCTTACGCCTACGGCACCCTGATCGTCACCTACATCCTGCCCCTCTCCGCCGTCTCCCTCTCCTACATCTGCATCTCGGTGAAGCTGAGGAACCGAGTGGTGCCTGGCCACCCCACGCAGAGCCAAGCCGAGTTCGACCgcctgaggaagaggaagatctTCCGCCTCATCGTGCTGGTGGTGGCAGCCTTTGGGGTCTGCTGGCTCCCCATCCACGTCTTCAACATCATCCGTGACATCGACATCAATCTCATCAACAAGCACTACTTCCTCCTCATCCAGCTGCTCTGCCACTGGTTCGCCATgagctcctcctgctgcaacCCCTTCCTCTACGCCTGGCTCCACGACCGCTTCCGCGGGGAGCTCCGGAAGATGTTCACCTGCAAGAGGAAGACTATCCCCGCCAAGAActgcggggctgccggcggcgTGCTCTGA